Genomic window (Egicoccus halophilus):
CGCGCGCGCGTTGATGGTCGCGAAGGTGGGGTTGGGTGCGATCCACGGCTCACCGGTCGTGAACCCGGCCTGTGGCCCGTCGTCCCACGGCATCGGTGTGCGCGCGTTGTCCCGGCTGCGTTCCCGCAGCTGCGCCAGGATCCGCTCGGGGTCGGCGCCGTCGGCGACGGCCTCGGCGTAGTGGTTGACCGACTCGATGTCACGGAAGTCCTCGATGCGGTCGAACGAGGTGTTGGTCAGCCCCAGTTCCTCTCCCTGGTAGACGTAGGGCGTCCCCCGGTGCAGGTGCAGGACCGTGCCCAGCATCTTGGCGGCCGGGACGCGGTGGTCGCCGTCGTCGGCGAATCGCGACACCGCCCGTGGCTGGTCGTGGTTGTTCCAGTAGAGGCTGTTCCAGCCGCGGTCGGCGAGCCCGACCTGCCAGCGTGCCAGCGAGGCCTTCAGCTCGCGCAGGTCCAGTGGGATCGCGTCCCACTTCGACGCCTCGTGGTCGAGCTGCACGTGCTCGAACTGGAACACCATGTCGATCTCGCGCCGGGCCGGATCGGTGAAGCGCCGGGCCTCTTCGAGCGTGACGCCGGGCATCTCGCCCACCACCATCGTCGGCCGGTCGTGCGGGGCGATGACCTCGCGGTGCAGCTCGTGCAGGAACTCGTGGATGCGCGGACCGGAGAAGAAGTACGGCGAGCCGTCGCCGTACCGACCACCCGGATGCACGATGCCGTCGGGCAGCGCGGTGTCCTTGGAGACGAAGTTCACGACGTCCATGCGGAAGCCGTCCACGCCGCGGTCGAGCCAGAAGCGCATCACGTCGTACAGGGCGGCGCGGACCGCCGGGTTCTCCCAGTTGAGGTCGGGCTGCTTGCGGGAGAACAGGTGCAGGTAGTACTCGCCGGTGGCTTCGTCGAACGCCCACGCCGGACCGGAGAAGAAGCTGCCCCAGTTGTTGGGCTCGGCGCCCGGCGTCCCCGGCGCCATCCCGTCACGGCCGGGCCGCCACCAGTACCAGTCCCGCTTGGGGTCCTCGACGCTCGATCGCGAGGCCACGAACCAGGGGTGCTCGTCGGAGCTGTGGTTGAACACCAGGTCCATCACGAGCTTCATCCCCCGCGCGTGCAACCCCTCGACGAGGTCGTCGAGGTCGGCGAGGGTCCCGAAGGTCGGATCGATGTCGGTGTAGTCGGCGACGTCGTAGCCGTTGTCGTCCTGCGGGGAGGGATAGACCGGCGAGAGCCACAGCACGTCGACACCGAGCTGCGCGAGGTAGTCCAGGCGCGAGGTGATCCCGGCCAGGTCACCGACGCCGTCGCCGTCGCTGTCGGCGAAGCTGCGTGGGTAGACCTGGTAGACGACCGCCGTCTTCCACCACTGCTCACCGGACCGGTCGACGTCGACGGAGCTCGGAGCTGGTGCGGCATCGTTCACGGCGGGACGTCCTCGGGCTCGGTGGAGGGTGGTGGCAGTGCAGCCGTTCACGACCCGGCTGTCCAGCTCACGGCCGCCGGTGTCAGGCGCGTGGGGTGACGTCGGGCTCCTCGTCGTCCTGATCGGCGGGCACCAACGGGGAGGCGTCGGGTGCCGAGCTCGGCGACTCGGGCGAGGTCGTGTCACCGTGGAGCGACTTCGCACACGCGACCCCGGCGGTGGTGCCCTTGCCGATCGCGACCGCGACCAACTGCATGCCGTGCGTGACGTCCCCGGCGGCGTAGACGCCCGGAACGGTGGTCTGTCCCTCGGCGTCGGCGACCAGCACCCCCTCGGCATCGACCTCGCAGCCGAGTGAGCTCGCCAGCGACAGGTCGGCGTCGTGGGCGATCGAGAAGAACACCATGCCGGCGGCCACCACGCGGCCGCTGGCGAGGCGGACGCCCTGCAGGGACCCGCGGGTGCCGAGCAGTTCCTCGGCGGGGTCGTCGGTCACGAAGTCCATGCCCAGCCGGGTGCAGGCGTCGAGCTGCTCGGCCGAGACCTGCGGCGAGGGCCCGTCGGTGACGATGGTGACCGAGCTGGCCCAGTCGAGCAGCTCGGAGGCGAACGCCGGCACGTGCGGCCCCCAGCCGAGCACGACGACGGGCTTGTCCCGCGCGTCGAACCCCTCGCAGCTCGGGCAGTGGAAGACGTCGGCGCCGTAGTGCTCCTCGAAGCGTTCCAGTGCGGGGAACGCGTCACGGACACCGGTGGCCAGCACCACCCGGCGGGTCGCCACCTGCCGACCGTCGTCGAGCGTCGCGACGAACCGACAGTCGTCCTTCGCGTCGGGGTCGCCGACGAGTTCGACGACCCGGCCCTCGAGGCGGGTCACGTGCGGGTAGCGGGTGAGTCCCTGTCGCAGGCGCTGCTGCAGGTCGTCGGGGGGGATCGGGTCGAGCCCCGGGATCCCGTTGACCTGGTCCACCCACCGGTTGCGCGGCTCACCGGCGTCCACGAGCAGGGTCCGCCGCCGGTAGCGACCGAGCCACGTCGCGGCGGACGCGCCGGCGGGACCGCCGCCGACCACGACGACGTCGACCTGGTCGGGCAGAGCGGGGACCGGCGTCCCCGTCGGTGGGGCGGACATGGGCAGCCTCTGGTCGTCGGGCCGCGAGCCTGCCCCCCGACGGCCGGGAACGGCGGTGGCCGATGGCGCCGTCCGGCCGGCGGTCAGCTGCGCACGGGCGCCCGACGCTCGTGGCCCCGTCCCGTCGCCGGTGTGGCGCCCGCGCTCGGGGTGTCGTCCGTCGCGGGCGTGACGTCGACGGGGATGCCGTTGAGCACGGCGGTGCCCGACAGCACGTCGAGCTCGGCGGCGTCGGTCAGCAGGTTGCTGTTGACGCCGTTGCCACGGCGGGCCTCGGTCAGCTCCACGCCGTCGAGGTCGGAGCCGAAGCCGTGCGGCAGGCTCACGACCCCCTCGCGCAGGTCGTCGGTGACCTCGACGCGCGCCACGAGCTCGCCGACCCGCGAACGCACCGTCGCCCGGCCGCCGTCGACCAGTCCCTCGCGGGCGGCGTCGGCCGGCGACACCTGCAGGGTGCACAGCGACCCGCCGCGGAGCCCGGCGACGTTGTGGGACCAGGAGTTGTTGGTGCGCAGGTGCCGTCGCCCGATCAGGACCAGACCGTCGGTCGACGGTGCCGCGAGTTCGTCGGCCAGGGCTTCGATCCCGGGCACGAGGAGGTCGGGCAGCACCTCGACGCGTCCGGACGCGGTGTTGACGACCTCGTCGAGTCGCGGCTGGAGCGGCCCGAGGTCGACGCCGTGCGGGGCGGCCTCGAGATCCGCCAGGGTCAGGCCGTCCGGATCCTGTCCGAAGCCGTCACCGGAACGGCCGGCTCGCAGGAGCAGGTCGAGCAGCCGCTCGGGACCGACGCGGTCACCGACCGCGGCGAGCAGCGCCTGCGGGTCGCGCTGCGCGACGCGCGCCGACGGATCGGTCACCAGCTGCTCGGCGAGCTGGTGGGCCACGAAGGCGTCGGCGGCCGCGAGGTCGAGCGGTGGCCGCTGGCCCAGGACCACGGCGGCGAGGCCGAGCAGGATCTGCCACTCGTCGAGCTGGCCCGCCGGTGGCGCGAAGGTGGCGGGGGAGTAGTTGGCGACGTTGCGCACGGCGAAACCGGTGAAGGTGAGGTCGTAGTGGGAGCGTTCGAGCACCGACGGCGGCGGCAGGAGCACCGTGGCGTGCCGGGCGGTCGCGGTGACGTGGGTGTCGACGGCCACGACCAGATCGAGGCCGGCGATGGCGGCGTCGAGCCGGCCCGCGTCGGGCGAGGAGATCACCGGGTTGCCGGCGAGCACGAACAGGGCCCGCAGTTGCCCGTCGCCGGGGGTCTCGATCTCGTCGGCGAGCGTGGCGACGGGCAGCTCGCCGATCACCTCGGGCAGGCCGCGGACGCGGCTGCGCCAACGGCCGGCGGTGAACGGCCGCCGCGTCGGCCGGTGGTGTGCGGGGGCGGCGAACATCGCGCCGCCCGGGCGGTCGAGGTTGCCGGTGAGCAGGTTCACGACGTCGACCAGCCAGCTGGTCACGGTGCCGTGACGGACCGTGGTGGTGCCCAACCGCCCGTACACGCAGGCCCGCCCCGCGGCGGCCAGCTCCCTCGCCAGCTCGCGGACGGCCTCCGCCGGGATGCCGACGCGTGGTGACACCACCTGCGGGGTGAACGGCGACAGTCGTCCGCGCAGGGCATCCAGTCCGGTCACACGCGGGGAGTTCAGGACCTCGCCGTCGACCAGTCCCTCGGCCAGCAGCACGTTCGCGACGGCGGCGAGCAGCAGCGCATCGGTGCCGGGGCGGACGGCCAGGTGCCGATCGGCGCGCGCCGCCGTGCGGGTGCGGCGGGGATCGACGACCACGAGCCTGCCCCCGCGCCGCCGTAGCGCATCGAGCCGGCCAGGCAGGTTCGGGGCGGTCCACAGCGAGCCGTTGCTGACCCGGGGGTTGCCGCCGAGGACGACCAGCAGGTCGGTGCGGTCGATGTCGGGGACCGGCACGGCCAGCGGGTCGCCGAACATCGCGCCGCAGGACAGGTGTTTGGGCAGCTGGTCGACGCTCGAGGCCGAGAACACCTGCCGCGTGCCCAGCGCCTTGAGCAGCGGTCGCACGTAGAGCTGACCGGCGAGATTGTGCACGTTGGGGTTGCCGAGGTAGACACCGACGGCGTCGCGACCGTGCTCGGTGAGGATCGGCGCCAACCGTCGGCCGATCTCGTCGAAGGCCTCCTCCCAGTCGACCTCGACCCAGCCGCCGTCGCGCCGCACCCGGGGACGGGTGAGCCGGTCGGGGTCGGCGTGGACCTCGCCGATCAGGGCCCCCTTGGGGCACAGGTAGCCGGCGCTGAACACGTCGTGTTCGTCGCCGACGACCCGGACGACCGTGTTCCCGTCGAGCGTCAGTCGCAGGCCGCAGGTCGCCTCGCACAGCGCGCAGGTCCGGATGGCGGTGGCCAAGGCGACGTCCTCCCGAGCGTCAGGAGGCCACGCTATCGCTCTCGGGGGCACCGGTGCCCCTCGCGCCGTCGGCACGTCGGGTGGCGGCCTCGACGCTGGGCGAGGGGCCGGTGGCCGCCCGCAACGCGGTCAGTGCGACGCGGGCCTGCAGCACCGCGGCCCGGGCGGCGGTGCGCGGAAGGTCCAGTTCCAGGGCGCGGCGTTCGTGCGGCTCGAGCGAGCCGATCGCACCGGCGTACAGCACGAGGTAGGCCCCGCGGACCGAGGCGGGCAGCGGTGGCCAGCGCAGGAACCGCAGTGCCGAGCGCCCCTGCTCGTTGACACCGAGCTCCGGGGCGAAGTCGGCGAGCGCAGCGTCGAGTTCGTCCTCCGTGCGGGGCAGGACACCGTCGTCGAGCAGCGGCAGTGCCACCCGGCCCGCCCGCAGCTCGGCCTGCGCTCGTTCGTCGGCGAGCAGCCCGTCGACGTCGACGGCGGGGTCGAGCAGGGCAGCGATGCGCGACTGTTGGAGAACGAACGCGTCGCGCCGCTCCGGTCCGAGCGGGCGCGGCGACCACGCCCGGTCGGCGACCAGGAACGAGGAGGTGAGGGCGATGCCCACCCAGGTGAGCAGTCGCGGGTCGTCCGCCCGGTAACGGCGGCCGTCGGGCGCGGTGCCGTGCACGTGCGGATGGACCCGACGGACCTGTCGGGCGACCCGCAACGCCTCCGGCGTCGAGCCGAACGTCGAGGCGGTGACGTACGCCGAGGTGCGGTGCAACCGGCCGAGCGGGTCGGTCCGGAAGGCGGAGTGGTCGGCGACGCCGGCCATGGCCAGCGGGTGCGCCACCTGCAGCAGCAGGGCCCGGAGGCCGCCGGCGATCGCGGCCGGTTCCCCGATCACCTGCCACGACGCCGAACCGGGGCCGCACAGCCCCGGGTCGCCCGCGCCGGTGGCCGGATCGAACGGCGGCGGGCCGAACAGTCGCCCGAGCTGCCAGCGCACCAGCGCGCGCACGCCCGGGAGTCCGAGGGAGGGCCCGAGGGAACGTTGGCGTCGAGTCATGTCCCCAGCGTGCCAGCGCCCGCGTGTCCGTGACGGCGTCGACCCGGCCCATCCGTCCCGGCACCGTCGACGTTCGTGCCGTCACCGACTGCGAGGCCACGCTGACGGGACGGCTCAGGGCGACGGTGGGTCGCCGTAGCCGCGCAGGACCTCGTCGAGCGCGAGCTGCACCGGCGGGTCGGGCGGCGCGGCGGCGGGCGCCTGCGGTTCCTCACCGGTGAGCGCTGACCACCACCACCGCAGTCCTCGGGGCGGATTGCGCAGCCCGAGGTCCTCGAACCGACCGTCGATCCGGTCGAGGAACGCCAGCTCGGCGACGACGATGTTCACGACGTCGCGCACGAGCGGGTCGCGGGGATAGTCGGCGCGCAGCATGGGGACGACGTCGGTGCGGGTCTCGACCGACGCGTAGCGGCGCGCGGTCGCCGGCTCACCGGCCACCGCGAGTCGGCTGCGGGTCTCGCGCCACAACAGCCGCTGGCGTGCGAACCAGTCCCACGCGTACGCCGGCGGCCCCGACCATGCCACGTCGACCTCCTCCGCGACCACGCGAGCGTAGACCCGGAGCGGCCCTCAGGCCCCGACGCCGCGGATCCCCGCACTGACGACACCGATGGCACCGAACACGAGCACCAGGGCGACGACCAGCCCGCCGGCCGCGGTGCGTCTGGCCTGCACGGCCACGTCGGCCTTGCGTGCGCGCCCGATCGCGACGTGGGCGACCACGAGCGCCGCCAGCGCCAGCAACGGATGCAGCATCGACACCAAAAACGACGGGTGCTCCCAGTACCGACCGAGCACGAAGATGGCGAGGCCGCCGAGGATCTGGATGTCGATCAGCACCGCCGGCAGCACGAAGTTGCGGGCGGCGAAGGGGCGGTCGCGGTCGACGACGAATCCCGCGATCGCCGCGGTCAGCACGACCAGAGCCACGAGGTACCCCAGGAACTGGTGTGCGGTGGCGATGACGTCGAGGTTGAGGCCGGTGTCCATGGTGCTCCAGGTCGCTACGGAAGGTGCGGGGAGGGCGCGAGCGGCTCAGCGCTCCGTGCCGGGATCCTCCTGCCAGGTGGATTCGGTGTCGTCGTCCTCGCCTGGCGGGTCGACCATGTCGGCCGGGTCGTCGGTCTCGACCGGCGCGTCGGTGTCCGCGTCGAGGTCGGCGTCGCCGCAGCCGGTCAGGGTCGCGCCGGCAGCGAGAGCCAGGGCGGCCAGGGTGGTGGTCGGGCGTCGTCGTATCACAGTTCCTCCTCGAGCAGCGAGAGCGGCAACGTGTTCCCCCGCCCCAGGTAGACCACCTCGGTGTCGAGCGACGCGTCGTCGACGGCGGTGCGAAAGTCCGACAGGGGCGAGCGGAAGACCGTGTAGTCGTCGTAGTGGACCGGGACGGCCGTCCGCGGACGGACCAGTTGCAGCAGTTGCCGTCCCTGGGTCGCGTCCATCGTGAGCAGGATGCCGGCGATGCGCGTCCCTCCGAGGTGGACGATCGCCAGGTCGACGTCCGGGAACCGGCGCGGGATCTCGTGCAGGCGCTCGTGCAGCAAGGTGTCGCCGGTGACGTAGCAACGGAGCGGCCGTCGACCCGGCGAGGTGTACTCGAGCAGGCTCCCCATCACCGGCGGGAGCACCTTGGCCAGCGGGTCGGGGGCGTGCTTGCCCGGCAGCGAGGTGATGGTCAGGGTGGTGTCGTCGCGGGTCAGCCGGTGGATCTGCCAGGTCCGCAGGGCGACGGGGCGACGAAAGCCCTGACGGCGCAGCTTGCGTGCCGCGTGCGGCGTGGTGACGATCGGCAGGGACTTGTCCAGCCGTTCGATGGCGACCTCGTCGAAGTGGTCACCGTGATGGTGCGAGAGCAGCACGAGATCCAGGGCTGGCAGTTCGTCGATGTCCATGGCGGGGTCGAGCAGCCGACGCGAGCGCAGCCCACCGCCGAGCTTGGCGTGCTCGCCCTGGTGCAGGAAGTTGGGGTCGGTCAGCAACGTGAACCCGCCGAGCCGGAGCAGCACCGTGGCGTTGCCGATGAACGTCAGTCCCTCGGTGGGCACGTGACCCGCGGACGGGCGGCCCTCGGATCCGGACACGGTACGTCTCCTCGTCAGGCGCACAGCATCAGGCACCGAGCCCGACGGCCAGGGCGAGCGCACCGACCAGGAGGCCGGGAACCGTGGTCAGGACACTGGCCGCGACGGCCGAACGTCGGTCCATCAGCAGCAGCGGCAGCAGCGCGTCGCCGTCCTGGCTCAGGGCGTTGGCGAGCAGCGTCGGCAGCGGCAGGCCGCCGCTGGCGTACAGGCCGGTCAGCACGATCTGCGGGGCACAACCGGGGACCAGACCGAGCGCGGCACCGGCGAGGACGCCGCCGAGACCCGCCAGCGAGGCCAGCGCGACCATCGACAGGCCGAGTTCGGCGACCACCGCCATGCCGACGAACGCCACGGTGACCCACACGGCGATGCGTGCCGACTCGAACGCGGTCGCGTGCAGCACCTCGACGACCTCGGAGGTCTCCCGGCGGGGCCGCCCGTCACGGCGGGCCCGTCGCTCGCGCCACGCCAGGACCCCGGCCGTGACGGTGCCGGCGAGTCCGACCAGCAGGCCGAGATCGGCCGGGCCGGTCGCGAACCGGTCGGCGATGGTGTCGACCTCGGGTTGCAGCAGCACCGGGACGACGAGCAGGGCGCCGAGCGTGACGAGCAGCCAGTAGATCACGGGGCCGAGCGTGTCGGAGGCCCGCGCGCCGAGCCGGTGACCGAGTCGCAGGCCGTGCGGTCCGCCGGGGGGCGGTGACCCCGGCCCGTCACCACCGGTCGCGGACCGATCGTGGTGGCCGTGGCCGGGCAGGTCGGGGGCGGGCAGGTCGGGGGCGGGCAGGGGAGTGCGGCAGCACGCCGCGCCCGGTGGGACCGACGCGACCGGCGGCGCCGACGACACCGACGTCGTGGCACGCGCCGACAGGCGAGCGGCGGCGTCCTGCCTCGTGCGGGGGGACCAGCCCACGGCGTCCACCGCATAGCCGCAGACGAGGCCCGTGACGAACAGCACGGCGTGGAGCACCACGGCCAGGCCGGGATCGGCGGCGAGGATGACGAACGACGAGTCACCCATCGTCGCCACCAGGGCCGCCACCACCGTGCCGAAGGAGACCTGCCCGCGGACGTAGAGCGGCATGACCAGTACGGCGCCCCCGCAGCCGGGGAACACGCCCGCGACCGCCCCCAGCAGCGGACCGGCCCGCCACCGGGCGGCGAGGAAGCGCGCCAGACGGTCGCCGTAGCGCCACTGCAGCAGACCGAACAACCCGATCATCGAGGCCACGAACACGGTGACGTCGAGGAACGCTTCGGCCGCCGGCACGACCACCAACTCGAACAGCACGGGCACTGCTCCCGTCGCTCAGGACGATAGCGGCAGCGCCGGGCGGCGCCGCCGAAGGACGACCGTGGCAGGTGCCCGGGGGCCGGGTGGGAGTCGGCCCCCGCGCCCCCCGGGCGCGGACCTCAGCTGGGGCCCGGGGTGCCCTTGGCGAACAGGTGCGGCGCCGGCTTCGGCGGCATCGGGACCGGTCCCTCCGGCGTGGGCTCGGTGACCGAGAACTCCCCCTTGCCGTCGGGAGCGGGGCCGTTGGCCCAGGGACCCTCCACCCCCTGGCCGCCGTCCGACAGCGGCCAGTAGGTGTAGGCGTGCGGGCTGTGCTCCTGCTCCTGCGGGAAGTCCATCGGCACCGGCGTGCCGTCGACCATGTCCGCCTCGAGCTCCTGGATGGCCGCCAGCCACATGTTCTGGTGCATGGTGTCGCGGGCGATCAGGAAGCTCAGTGTCTCCTTGACCCCGGCGTCGTCGGTCATCTTGTAGATGCGCGAGGCCTGCAGACGGCCCTGCGACTCGGCGGTCACGTTGAAGCGGAAGTCGGCCAGCAGGTTGCCGCTCGCCTGGGCGAACGCCCCGCTCCAGGGGTTTCCGGCACTGTCGGCCGCCCGTGGGCCGAGGCCGGCGACGATCGCGTGCTGCGGGTTCATGCCGCCGAT
Coding sequences:
- a CDS encoding molybdopterin-dependent oxidoreductase → MATAIRTCALCEATCGLRLTLDGNTVVRVVGDEHDVFSAGYLCPKGALIGEVHADPDRLTRPRVRRDGGWVEVDWEEAFDEIGRRLAPILTEHGRDAVGVYLGNPNVHNLAGQLYVRPLLKALGTRQVFSASSVDQLPKHLSCGAMFGDPLAVPVPDIDRTDLLVVLGGNPRVSNGSLWTAPNLPGRLDALRRRGGRLVVVDPRRTRTAARADRHLAVRPGTDALLLAAVANVLLAEGLVDGEVLNSPRVTGLDALRGRLSPFTPQVVSPRVGIPAEAVRELARELAAAGRACVYGRLGTTTVRHGTVTSWLVDVVNLLTGNLDRPGGAMFAAPAHHRPTRRPFTAGRWRSRVRGLPEVIGELPVATLADEIETPGDGQLRALFVLAGNPVISSPDAGRLDAAIAGLDLVVAVDTHVTATARHATVLLPPPSVLERSHYDLTFTGFAVRNVANYSPATFAPPAGQLDEWQILLGLAAVVLGQRPPLDLAAADAFVAHQLAEQLVTDPSARVAQRDPQALLAAVGDRVGPERLLDLLLRAGRSGDGFGQDPDGLTLADLEAAPHGVDLGPLQPRLDEVVNTASGRVEVLPDLLVPGIEALADELAAPSTDGLVLIGRRHLRTNNSWSHNVAGLRGGSLCTLQVSPADAAREGLVDGGRATVRSRVGELVARVEVTDDLREGVVSLPHGFGSDLDGVELTEARRGNGVNSNLLTDAAELDVLSGTAVLNGIPVDVTPATDDTPSAGATPATGRGHERRAPVRS
- a CDS encoding NAD(P)/FAD-dependent oxidoreductase yields the protein MSAPPTGTPVPALPDQVDVVVVGGGPAGASAATWLGRYRRRTLLVDAGEPRNRWVDQVNGIPGLDPIPPDDLQQRLRQGLTRYPHVTRLEGRVVELVGDPDAKDDCRFVATLDDGRQVATRRVVLATGVRDAFPALERFEEHYGADVFHCPSCEGFDARDKPVVVLGWGPHVPAFASELLDWASSVTIVTDGPSPQVSAEQLDACTRLGMDFVTDDPAEELLGTRGSLQGVRLASGRVVAAGMVFFSIAHDADLSLASSLGCEVDAEGVLVADAEGQTTVPGVYAAGDVTHGMQLVAVAIGKGTTAGVACAKSLHGDTTSPESPSSAPDASPLVPADQDDEEPDVTPRA
- a CDS encoding putative manganese transporter; this translates as MLFELVVVPAAEAFLDVTVFVASMIGLFGLLQWRYGDRLARFLAARWRAGPLLGAVAGVFPGCGGAVLVMPLYVRGQVSFGTVVAALVATMGDSSFVILAADPGLAVVLHAVLFVTGLVCGYAVDAVGWSPRTRQDAAARLSARATTSVSSAPPVASVPPGAACCRTPLPAPDLPAPDLPGHGHHDRSATGGDGPGSPPPGGPHGLRLGHRLGARASDTLGPVIYWLLVTLGALLVVPVLLQPEVDTIADRFATGPADLGLLVGLAGTVTAGVLAWRERRARRDGRPRRETSEVVEVLHATAFESARIAVWVTVAFVGMAVVAELGLSMVALASLAGLGGVLAGAALGLVPGCAPQIVLTGLYASGGLPLPTLLANALSQDGDALLPLLLMDRRSAVAASVLTTVPGLLVGALALAVGLGA
- a CDS encoding glycoside hydrolase family 13 protein — translated: MNDAAPAPSSVDVDRSGEQWWKTAVVYQVYPRSFADSDGDGVGDLAGITSRLDYLAQLGVDVLWLSPVYPSPQDDNGYDVADYTDIDPTFGTLADLDDLVEGLHARGMKLVMDLVFNHSSDEHPWFVASRSSVEDPKRDWYWWRPGRDGMAPGTPGAEPNNWGSFFSGPAWAFDEATGEYYLHLFSRKQPDLNWENPAVRAALYDVMRFWLDRGVDGFRMDVVNFVSKDTALPDGIVHPGGRYGDGSPYFFSGPRIHEFLHELHREVIAPHDRPTMVVGEMPGVTLEEARRFTDPARREIDMVFQFEHVQLDHEASKWDAIPLDLRELKASLARWQVGLADRGWNSLYWNNHDQPRAVSRFADDGDHRVPAAKMLGTVLHLHRGTPYVYQGEELGLTNTSFDRIEDFRDIESVNHYAEAVADGADPERILAQLRERSRDNARTPMPWDDGPQAGFTTGEPWIAPNPTFATINARAAVDDPDSVFHHYRRLIELRHTEPVVVHGDFTLLLPDDAHLYVFTRRLDDVELLVLGNFSGQPRDVPLEDARRWRDAEVLVGEPGTPDQLHLGPWEGRVLRRAG
- a CDS encoding manganese catalase family protein is translated as MFFHKQALQFQAQPDRPDPLLAKKVQELLGGQWGEISVSMSYLLQGWSCRMPGKYKDLLLDIGTEELAHIEILSTLIAKLLEDAPAGEQEHAMADDPSLAAVIGGMNPQHAIVAGLGPRAADSAGNPWSGAFAQASGNLLADFRFNVTAESQGRLQASRIYKMTDDAGVKETLSFLIARDTMHQNMWLAAIQELEADMVDGTPVPMDFPQEQEHSPHAYTYWPLSDGGQGVEGPWANGPAPDGKGEFSVTEPTPEGPVPMPPKPAPHLFAKGTPGPS
- a CDS encoding MBL fold metallo-hydrolase — protein: MSGSEGRPSAGHVPTEGLTFIGNATVLLRLGGFTLLTDPNFLHQGEHAKLGGGLRSRRLLDPAMDIDELPALDLVLLSHHHGDHFDEVAIERLDKSLPIVTTPHAARKLRRQGFRRPVALRTWQIHRLTRDDTTLTITSLPGKHAPDPLAKVLPPVMGSLLEYTSPGRRPLRCYVTGDTLLHERLHEIPRRFPDVDLAIVHLGGTRIAGILLTMDATQGRQLLQLVRPRTAVPVHYDDYTVFRSPLSDFRTAVDDASLDTEVVYLGRGNTLPLSLLEEEL
- a CDS encoding oxygenase MpaB family protein; its protein translation is MRALVRWQLGRLFGPPPFDPATGAGDPGLCGPGSASWQVIGEPAAIAGGLRALLLQVAHPLAMAGVADHSAFRTDPLGRLHRTSAYVTASTFGSTPEALRVARQVRRVHPHVHGTAPDGRRYRADDPRLLTWVGIALTSSFLVADRAWSPRPLGPERRDAFVLQQSRIAALLDPAVDVDGLLADERAQAELRAGRVALPLLDDGVLPRTEDELDAALADFAPELGVNEQGRSALRFLRWPPLPASVRGAYLVLYAGAIGSLEPHERRALELDLPRTAARAAVLQARVALTALRAATGPSPSVEAATRRADGARGTGAPESDSVAS